A genome region from Variovorax paradoxus includes the following:
- a CDS encoding low temperature requirement protein A — MSHEHKRATTLRSRDEAARVSNEELFFDLVYAFSVTQLSHYLLDHLTLSGALQTLVMWFAVWLGWQYTAWTTNWFNPGTLRVRGVLFAIMLLAMVMASALPGAFAERGLVFALCFVGIQAGRTFCMLVAIGPNDPLTPNFRRLLAWNCVAGAFWIAGGLAEGQVRLALWFAGVLCEYIAPMVGLRFPGLGRSSTREWTIDGGHLAERCQLFVIVALGESVLATGIAFGHHVEWHAVDLFALLVGFAGSLAMWWMYFDTSAKEATHVIEHAADPGAVGARFHYTHVILVAGIIVCAVADELTIGEGSHHAELKYLGALIGGPALYLFGNALFKRVVRGFTPQSHLYGLGLLAVLAVFASHLTVMVVGALTTVIMVAVAALEAVVRRRAQAASAH, encoded by the coding sequence ATGAGCCACGAACACAAGCGCGCCACGACCTTGCGCTCGCGCGACGAGGCGGCCAGGGTCTCGAACGAAGAGCTGTTCTTCGACCTGGTCTACGCGTTCTCCGTCACCCAGCTGTCCCACTACCTGCTGGACCACCTCACGCTGTCGGGCGCGCTCCAGACGCTGGTGATGTGGTTCGCGGTGTGGCTGGGCTGGCAGTACACGGCCTGGACCACCAACTGGTTCAACCCCGGCACGCTGCGCGTTCGCGGCGTGCTCTTCGCGATCATGCTGCTGGCCATGGTGATGGCCTCCGCCTTGCCGGGAGCCTTCGCGGAACGCGGCCTGGTGTTCGCGCTGTGCTTCGTCGGCATCCAGGCGGGGCGCACCTTCTGCATGCTGGTGGCGATCGGCCCGAACGACCCGCTCACGCCGAACTTCCGCCGCCTGCTCGCCTGGAACTGCGTGGCCGGCGCATTCTGGATCGCCGGGGGTCTTGCCGAAGGGCAGGTGCGCCTGGCGCTGTGGTTCGCCGGCGTGCTGTGCGAATACATCGCGCCGATGGTGGGCCTGCGCTTTCCGGGCCTGGGGCGTTCGTCGACCCGTGAATGGACGATCGACGGCGGGCATCTCGCCGAGCGCTGCCAGCTGTTCGTGATCGTGGCGCTGGGCGAATCGGTGCTGGCCACCGGGATCGCCTTTGGCCATCACGTCGAATGGCATGCCGTCGACCTGTTCGCGCTGCTGGTGGGCTTTGCCGGCAGCCTGGCGATGTGGTGGATGTACTTCGACACCAGCGCGAAGGAAGCCACCCACGTCATCGAGCATGCCGCGGACCCGGGAGCCGTCGGCGCCAGGTTTCACTACACGCACGTGATCCTGGTGGCGGGCATCATCGTCTGCGCGGTGGCGGACGAGCTCACCATCGGCGAAGGCTCGCACCATGCCGAACTCAAGTACCTGGGCGCGCTCATCGGCGGGCCGGCGCTGTACCTCTTCGGCAATGCGCTGTTCAAGCGCGTGGTGCGCGGCTTCACGCCGCAATCGCACCTCTACGGGCTGGGCCTGCTGGCGGTGCTTGCCGTGTTCGCGTCGCACCTCACGGTGATGGTGGTGGGAGCGCTGACCACGGTCATCATGGTTGCCGTGGCAGCGCTCGAGGCCGTGGTGCGCCGCAGGGCGCAAGCCGCCTCGGCGCATTGA
- a CDS encoding ABC transporter permease: MTRPGLNERNARFWQLALLVVILVAWHLASRNQQFAFFLGEPVQVAGRIWSWFLPFEVPANALFPEGLKGNADIYTHLGTTLLETVLAFGIGTVLGLACGLWLALAPTASLILDPYIKAANSMPRVILAPIFALWFGLGIWSKVALAVTLVFFIVFFNVYQGVREVSPVVLANAKMLGANQRQLLRTVYLPSATSWVFSSLHTSVGLAFVGAVVGEYLGSARGVGYLILQAEGTFDVNTVFAGIVVLTAFALVLDGIVGVVERRLMKWQPRSGETEKL, from the coding sequence ATGACCCGTCCCGGACTCAACGAACGCAACGCCCGGTTCTGGCAACTGGCGCTGCTGGTGGTGATCCTGGTGGCGTGGCACCTCGCTTCGCGCAACCAGCAGTTCGCTTTCTTCCTCGGCGAGCCGGTCCAGGTGGCGGGCCGCATCTGGAGCTGGTTCCTGCCGTTCGAGGTGCCCGCCAACGCGCTCTTTCCGGAAGGGCTCAAGGGCAACGCGGACATCTACACGCACCTGGGCACGACGCTGCTGGAGACGGTGCTGGCCTTCGGCATCGGCACGGTGCTCGGGCTCGCCTGCGGGCTCTGGCTGGCGCTCGCGCCAACTGCGAGCCTGATCCTCGACCCGTACATCAAGGCCGCCAACTCGATGCCGCGTGTGATCCTCGCGCCGATCTTCGCGCTGTGGTTCGGCCTGGGCATCTGGAGCAAGGTGGCGCTGGCGGTCACGCTGGTGTTCTTCATCGTGTTCTTCAACGTCTACCAGGGCGTGCGCGAGGTGAGCCCGGTGGTGCTGGCCAACGCGAAGATGCTCGGCGCCAACCAGCGCCAGCTGCTGCGCACCGTGTACCTGCCGAGCGCCACGAGCTGGGTGTTCTCGAGCCTGCACACGTCGGTGGGCCTGGCCTTCGTGGGCGCGGTGGTGGGCGAATACCTGGGCTCCGCGCGCGGCGTGGGCTACCTGATCCTGCAGGCCGAGGGCACCTTCGACGTCAACACCGTGTTCGCGGGGATCGTGGTGCTCACCGCGTTCGCGCTGGTGCTCGACGGCATCGTGGGCGTGGTCGAGCGGCGCCTCATGAAGTGGCAGCCGAGGAGCGGCGAAACCGAGAAGCTGTAG
- a CDS encoding ABC transporter ATP-binding protein — translation MHDHALEFISISCTFRSKDDPGQRYTAVADTTLRIGAGEFVSVVGPTGCGKSTLLNVGAGLLEPSSGTVKVFGQTLSGINTRAGYMFQTEALMPWRSAVDNVMVGLQYRGVPDAQAREQAEAWLSRVGLAGFGDRYPHQLSGGMRKRVALAQTLVLDPDIILMDEPFSALDIQTRQLMENEVLDLWSAKKKAVLFITHDLDEAIAMSDRVVVLSAGPATHPIGEFAIDLPRPRDVAEVRTQPRFVELHTQIWEVLRDEVLKGYAQQLKKAA, via the coding sequence ATGCACGACCACGCACTCGAATTCATTTCCATCAGCTGCACGTTCCGGTCGAAGGACGACCCCGGCCAGCGCTACACGGCGGTGGCCGACACCACGCTGCGCATCGGGGCAGGGGAGTTCGTCTCGGTCGTCGGTCCCACCGGCTGCGGCAAGTCGACGCTGCTGAACGTGGGAGCGGGACTGCTGGAGCCGTCGTCGGGCACGGTGAAGGTGTTCGGCCAGACGCTCTCTGGCATCAACACGCGCGCCGGCTACATGTTCCAGACGGAGGCGCTCATGCCCTGGCGCAGCGCCGTCGACAACGTGATGGTGGGTCTGCAGTACCGCGGCGTGCCCGATGCGCAGGCACGCGAGCAGGCCGAAGCCTGGCTGTCGCGCGTGGGCCTCGCGGGCTTCGGCGACCGCTACCCGCACCAGCTCTCCGGCGGCATGCGCAAGCGCGTGGCGCTGGCACAGACGCTGGTGCTCGACCCCGACATCATCCTCATGGACGAGCCTTTCAGCGCGCTCGACATCCAGACGCGACAGCTGATGGAGAACGAAGTGCTCGACCTCTGGAGCGCGAAGAAGAAGGCGGTGCTCTTCATCACGCACGACCTCGACGAGGCCATTGCCATGAGCGACCGCGTGGTGGTGCTGTCGGCCGGGCCGGCCACGCATCCCATCGGCGAGTTCGCGATCGACCTCCCGCGCCCGCGCGACGTGGCCGAGGTGCGCACGCAACCGCGCTTCGTCGAGCTGCACACCCAGATCTGGGAGGTGCTGCGCGACGAAGTGCTCAAGGGCTATGCGCAGCAACTGAAGAAGGCCGCGTGA
- a CDS encoding ABC transporter substrate-binding protein — protein sequence MLHRRTLISASAVAAATIALPRVFAQQAKLEKTKISIAVGGKAAFYYLPLTISEQLGYFKAEGLDVEISDFAGGARALQAVVGGSADVCSGAYEHTINLQAKNQFFQAFVLQGRAPQIAVGVSTKNMAGYTGIADLKGKKIGVSAPGSSTNMVANLVLSRGGLKASDVSFIGVGVAAGALTALRSGQIDAISNTDPVMTMLEQKGDVKIISDTRTLKGTQQVFGGTMPAACLYASSEFIQKNPNTCQALANAIVHGLKWLQTAGPGDIIKTVPETYLLGDRALYLASFDKVRESIATDGLVPADGPKTALTAISSFDPSVKADKIDLAKTYTNDFARRAKDRFKA from the coding sequence ATGCTTCATCGCCGCACCCTCATTTCCGCTTCCGCCGTCGCTGCCGCAACCATCGCGCTGCCGCGTGTCTTTGCGCAACAGGCAAAGCTGGAGAAGACGAAGATCTCCATCGCGGTCGGCGGCAAGGCGGCGTTCTACTACCTCCCTCTCACGATCTCCGAGCAGCTCGGCTACTTCAAGGCCGAAGGGCTCGACGTCGAAATCTCCGACTTCGCAGGCGGTGCGCGCGCGCTGCAGGCGGTGGTCGGCGGCTCGGCCGATGTGTGCTCGGGCGCCTACGAGCACACCATCAACCTGCAGGCCAAGAACCAGTTCTTCCAGGCCTTCGTGCTGCAGGGGCGCGCGCCGCAGATCGCGGTGGGCGTGTCGACCAAGAACATGGCAGGCTACACCGGCATCGCCGACCTCAAGGGCAAGAAGATCGGCGTCTCGGCGCCGGGCTCGTCGACCAACATGGTGGCCAACCTCGTGCTGTCGCGCGGCGGCCTGAAGGCGAGCGATGTGAGCTTCATCGGCGTGGGTGTCGCGGCGGGCGCGCTCACTGCGTTGCGCTCGGGCCAGATCGACGCCATCAGCAACACCGACCCGGTGATGACGATGCTCGAACAGAAGGGCGACGTGAAGATCATCAGCGACACGCGCACGCTCAAGGGCACGCAGCAGGTGTTCGGCGGCACCATGCCGGCCGCCTGCCTGTATGCGTCGAGCGAGTTCATCCAGAAGAATCCCAACACCTGCCAGGCGCTGGCCAATGCCATCGTGCACGGCCTGAAGTGGCTGCAGACGGCCGGCCCCGGCGACATCATCAAGACCGTGCCCGAAACCTACCTGCTCGGCGACCGCGCGCTGTACCTCGCGTCGTTCGACAAGGTGCGCGAATCGATCGCCACCGACGGCCTCGTGCCGGCCGACGGCCCGAAGACCGCACTCACCGCGATCTCGAGTTTCGATCCCAGCGTGAAGGCCGACAAGATCGACCTCGCCAAGACGTACACCAACGATTTTGCCCGGCGCGCGAAAGACAGGTTCAAAGCCTGA
- a CDS encoding MAPEG family protein — MTFSLLTVAYWCVFVACGLPYLAAWAAKAGSFGPRDNEHPRDWAAKQSGWRARANSAQANSFEGLPFFIGAVVIAHQLGASQSRLDMLAVAYVVLRAIYIAVYIKGIGSVRSAVWALAFLVNVAILFLAR; from the coding sequence ATGACCTTCTCGCTGCTCACCGTCGCCTACTGGTGCGTTTTCGTTGCCTGCGGCCTGCCTTATCTCGCGGCATGGGCCGCCAAGGCCGGCAGCTTCGGCCCGCGCGACAACGAACATCCGCGCGACTGGGCCGCGAAGCAGAGCGGCTGGCGCGCGCGTGCCAACAGTGCGCAGGCCAACAGCTTCGAAGGCCTGCCGTTCTTCATCGGCGCGGTGGTCATCGCACACCAGCTCGGCGCATCGCAGTCGCGTCTCGACATGCTCGCCGTGGCCTACGTGGTGCTGCGCGCGATCTACATCGCGGTCTACATCAAGGGCATCGGCAGCGTACGCAGCGCCGTATGGGCTCTCGCTTTTCTGGTCAACGTCGCGATACTTTTTCTGGCGCGCTGA